CGCTTGTTGGTGAAATTGTACATGTGGCCGCAGGTGGGGCACTCGAGGGGCTCGCACGGCGTGGAGGGGTGCAGTACGTACTGGTTAACGATCACCTCGTCTGAGGGCGGCTGGCGATGGTAACAGACCTCCGAGCTGCCCTTGCGCTGCGCTTGGTATATTCGCTCTCGCCGCGGCAGGGGCGGAGTCCGGGGCAGCCCCAGAGAGCCAGGGTTACTGTCCAGGGCAGGGATGTCCCCGCACGCCTGATTGACAATGATCTCGGACTCTGATGGCCAGGCGCGCTTGGCCACGAGAGGGGGCTCCCGGCGGGGCGCTGAGGTGTAGCGTGGCTGGGAGGCCTGTAGCTCCGAGAACTTCTCCGGGTGGATGATCTTCATCGCCTCCATTTTGATGATGACCTGTTGCCCTTTGAGACACGACATGAGGATTGTTTTCACATTGCTGTCCACGGCTCGGGGTTCTGCAAGGGGTGCCTGCATGAGGCTAAAACGCgctggcagcatgcagagctttCAATCGTGTTCGGGCAGTGAAGCGATAGGGCTGGAGAAAGCCACTGGAGCAGGGGCACATCCTGGGAGAAAGGTGCAGCTCTAGGCAACCAAGTTCCCTCTGGAGTCCAGTCACCCTAGCTCCCCCCGCATTCCTAGAGGGCGGAGGCGTGCACAGGAAGTGGCTGCAGTCACAGCAGCATCCTGCCGAGCGGAGCCTTTCTGCTCCTAGGTTCCAGTCTGATGATCAAAGCGCTTCCTCCCCGCAGTGCCTTTCTCAGATGCTTAATCCTGTGGCAGCCTTGTCGCTGAGAGACCTCCCACCCTCTGTGTGGTGTCGCTTTCCAAGCCAGATCATCATCAGCTGGAAATAGCAAACTCAGGCAAGAGGCTTAGGGACAGCCAGGCTTTCTCCTGGCCCTGGAGCAGATGAGTCAGGGCTCCAGTTCATCCCAGGTCAGCTCC
The sequence above is drawn from the Trachemys scripta elegans isolate TJP31775 chromosome 17, CAS_Tse_1.0, whole genome shotgun sequence genome and encodes:
- the RNF208 gene encoding RING finger protein 208, with product MLPARFSLMQAPLAEPRAVDSNVKTILMSCLKGQQVIIKMEAMKIIHPEKFSELQASQPRYTSAPRREPPLVAKRAWPSESEIIVNQACGDIPALDSNPGSLGLPRTPPLPRRERIYQAQRKGSSEVCYHRQPPSDEVIVNQYVLHPSTPCEPLECPTCGHMYNFTNKRPRILSCLHSVCEECLQILYESCPKYKFISCPTCKRETVLFTDYGLAALAVNTSILNRLPAEALAANPVQWSSDADRSCYQTFRQYCGAACTCHIRNPLSSCTIM